The following coding sequences are from one SAR86 cluster bacterium window:
- the eno gene encoding phosphopyruvate hydratase, with product MKIRNIDSFEILDSRGTPTVMTSIELEDGTLEFGYVPSGASTGSREAIEKRDGGSSFEGKGVETTIQNAKENLFPELINIDLKDQAEFDYKLLELDGSDNKENFGANILLSLSLAACKASASQQKKPLYLYIFEISRSLGVKTEIKAPLPMMNILNGGMHANNGLDFQEFMIQPHGFNSFKQSLICGVEIFSELKQTLAKKGFSTAVGDEGGFAPNVNSSKDALELISEAVLTSGYKLGEEVSFALDCAATEIFSDDSYYLNGKKNTSEEIISHLAELQNTFPISSIEDALDENDWDGWINLTNVLGEETQLVGDDLFVTNKLFLQKGIDLKAGNSILIKINQIGTLTETIETIKLAKENNYKCVISHRSGETEDNFIADLAVGTGSGQIKTGAPSRSDRTAKYNRLIYIDALENLKFEGKQ from the coding sequence ATGAAAATTAGAAATATTGATTCTTTTGAAATTCTTGATTCTAGAGGCACACCAACGGTAATGACTTCAATTGAGTTAGAGGACGGAACTCTTGAATTTGGGTACGTACCTTCTGGAGCTTCCACAGGATCAAGAGAAGCAATTGAAAAAAGAGATGGTGGAAGCAGTTTTGAAGGCAAGGGAGTAGAAACTACAATTCAAAATGCAAAGGAAAATTTATTTCCAGAATTAATAAATATCGATTTAAAAGATCAAGCAGAGTTTGATTACAAACTATTAGAGTTAGATGGTTCAGACAATAAAGAAAACTTTGGAGCTAACATTTTACTTTCTCTTTCTTTAGCGGCTTGTAAGGCATCTGCATCACAACAAAAAAAACCTTTGTATTTATATATTTTTGAAATCTCAAGATCATTAGGTGTTAAAACTGAGATCAAAGCTCCACTTCCAATGATGAATATTTTAAATGGCGGAATGCACGCTAATAACGGTTTAGATTTTCAAGAATTTATGATTCAACCTCATGGGTTTAATTCTTTTAAACAAAGTTTAATTTGTGGTGTTGAGATTTTTAGTGAGTTAAAACAAACATTGGCCAAAAAAGGTTTCTCTACCGCTGTTGGCGATGAAGGTGGGTTTGCTCCTAATGTTAATTCTTCAAAAGATGCCCTTGAATTAATATCAGAAGCGGTGCTGACGTCAGGATATAAACTTGGAGAAGAAGTAAGCTTTGCCCTTGATTGTGCTGCAACAGAAATTTTTTCAGATGACAGTTATTATTTAAATGGCAAAAAAAATACTTCAGAAGAGATAATCTCTCACCTTGCTGAACTTCAAAATACTTTTCCAATTTCTTCAATTGAAGATGCCTTGGATGAAAATGATTGGGATGGTTGGATAAATTTAACAAATGTTTTGGGAGAGGAAACGCAGCTCGTTGGAGATGATCTTTTTGTAACAAATAAACTCTTTCTTCAGAAAGGAATTGATCTGAAAGCCGGAAACTCAATTTTAATAAAGATAAATCAAATAGGAACTTTAACCGAAACCATTGAAACCATAAAATTGGCTAAAGAAAATAACTATAAATGTGTTATTTCTCATCGATCTGGTGAGACTGAAGATAACTTCATTGCAGATTTAGCTGTAGGCACTGGATCTGGGCAAATTAAAACCGGTGCGCCTTCTAGATCTGATAGAACTGCAAAATACAATCGTTTGATTTATATAGACGCTTTAGAAAACCTAAAATTTGAAGGAAAACAATAA
- the kdsA gene encoding 3-deoxy-8-phosphooctulonate synthase, translating to MTTITIDDVQIGNEEKIVFFAGLNVLESSEQAIEVALKLKQISENIGNHLVFKASFDKANRSSVDSFRGPGIEKGIEIFKELKKHDLKIITDVHEINQIPSINDVIDIIQIPAFLCRQTDLIQAACETGKPINIKKGQFLAPDQMINIIEKCKKFGNEKIMLCERGTSFGYNNLVVDMLGVSLMKKMGSPVVFDVTHSLQIPGGQGNSASGRSGQALDLALSGVSLGLAALFIETHPSPENAKCDGPSATKLDELELILNKVSALDTFIKS from the coding sequence ATGACAACAATAACTATTGATGATGTCCAAATTGGAAACGAAGAAAAAATCGTCTTCTTTGCTGGACTGAATGTTTTAGAATCTAGCGAACAAGCAATTGAAGTTGCATTGAAACTTAAACAGATTTCAGAAAATATAGGTAATCACTTGGTTTTTAAAGCTTCTTTTGACAAAGCTAACAGGTCTTCTGTTGATTCTTTTAGGGGGCCTGGAATCGAAAAAGGAATAGAAATTTTTAAAGAGCTAAAAAAACATGATTTGAAGATCATTACCGATGTACATGAAATAAATCAAATTCCTTCAATTAATGATGTTATTGACATTATTCAAATTCCCGCATTTCTTTGTCGACAAACTGATCTAATTCAAGCTGCTTGTGAAACAGGAAAGCCTATTAATATAAAAAAAGGTCAGTTTTTGGCTCCAGACCAGATGATAAATATTATCGAAAAATGTAAAAAGTTTGGTAATGAAAAGATAATGCTATGTGAAAGAGGCACTTCTTTTGGTTACAACAATCTTGTTGTTGATATGTTGGGAGTTTCCTTAATGAAAAAAATGGGGAGCCCTGTAGTCTTTGATGTCACTCATTCTTTACAAATTCCTGGCGGCCAAGGAAATTCTGCTAGCGGAAGATCAGGGCAGGCACTTGATCTTGCCCTTTCTGGAGTATCTTTAGGGTTAGCTGCATTATTTATTGAAACTCATCCGTCACCTGAGAATGCAAAGTGCGATGGTCCGTCCGCTACGAAGCTAGATGAATTAGAATTAATTTTGAATAAAGTTTCAGCACTAGATACTTTTATCAAATCCTAA
- a CDS encoding CTP synthase, with translation MASDPKYLFVTGGVVSSLGKGIFSASLGAILESRGLKVTIQKLDPYINLDPGTMSPFQHGEVFVTEDGSETDLDLGHYERFLNSKMSKLNNFTAGQVYEYVLKKERRGDFLGSTVQVIPHITDEIKKRIVNCAKGHDLAIVEVGGTVGDIESQPFLEAIRQMKLELGGNRALFAHLTLIPYLASSGEIKTKPTQHSIKNLLSHGIQADLLICRSENTLHKNDSKKIALFTNVQEECVFTIPDVESIHSIPELLNSQGLDRQVTEKLRLKSKRANLSRWKKVTKLEKNRKGKTKIAMVGKYTELADSYKSVNEALVHAGIHNKTEVEIEYYDSQGFDKEVKNFKPDGILIPGGFGGRGINGMINVAKFARVKDIPFFGICLGMQVAVIEFARNVLKIPANSTEFEKNTKNPVIALITEWMDEKGLKQRRNEYSDKGGTMRLGSQICFLEKNSNMSKMYKSLKISERHRHRYEFNNNYLEKIKGKGMKIVGRSKDKSLVEAIELKGHKWFVGCQFHPEFTSDPRSGHPLFNGFVRAAKLKK, from the coding sequence ATGGCATCTGATCCGAAATATCTATTTGTAACTGGTGGAGTAGTTTCCTCTCTGGGTAAAGGCATATTTTCTGCTTCATTGGGAGCAATTCTAGAAAGTAGAGGCCTGAAGGTTACAATTCAAAAATTAGACCCTTATATAAATCTTGATCCGGGGACAATGTCTCCTTTTCAACATGGAGAAGTATTTGTGACTGAGGATGGATCTGAAACCGATCTTGATCTTGGTCATTACGAAAGATTTTTAAATTCAAAAATGTCTAAATTGAACAACTTCACTGCAGGTCAGGTTTACGAGTACGTTCTAAAAAAAGAACGAAGAGGAGATTTTCTTGGATCAACAGTGCAAGTAATTCCTCACATAACTGATGAAATAAAAAAAAGAATAGTGAATTGTGCAAAAGGACATGATTTAGCAATTGTGGAAGTCGGCGGCACAGTAGGTGATATTGAATCGCAACCGTTCTTGGAAGCCATTAGGCAAATGAAATTAGAACTAGGGGGGAATAGAGCATTATTCGCTCATTTGACACTAATTCCCTACTTAGCATCATCAGGCGAAATAAAAACTAAACCAACTCAACATTCTATTAAAAACTTACTTTCGCATGGAATTCAGGCAGACCTATTGATTTGTAGATCCGAAAATACTTTGCATAAAAATGATTCAAAAAAGATTGCTTTATTTACCAACGTTCAAGAAGAATGTGTATTTACTATTCCTGACGTTGAATCTATACATTCGATACCCGAGCTTCTGAATTCTCAAGGCTTAGATAGACAGGTTACTGAGAAATTAAGATTGAAATCCAAAAGAGCAAATCTTTCAAGATGGAAAAAGGTTACCAAATTAGAAAAAAATAGAAAGGGCAAAACAAAGATTGCTATGGTTGGGAAATATACTGAATTGGCAGATTCTTACAAATCAGTAAATGAAGCTCTTGTGCATGCAGGAATTCATAATAAAACTGAGGTTGAAATAGAATATTATGATTCTCAAGGTTTCGATAAAGAAGTAAAGAACTTTAAACCTGATGGAATACTTATACCAGGAGGATTTGGAGGCAGAGGAATAAATGGAATGATAAACGTAGCAAAATTTGCGAGAGTAAAAGACATACCTTTTTTTGGAATATGTCTCGGTATGCAAGTTGCAGTAATTGAATTTGCAAGAAATGTTTTGAAAATACCTGCAAATAGCACGGAGTTTGAAAAAAATACAAAAAATCCTGTTATAGCTTTAATAACTGAGTGGATGGACGAGAAGGGTCTAAAACAAAGAAGAAATGAATATTCTGACAAAGGAGGAACTATGAGACTTGGAAGTCAAATTTGTTTTTTAGAAAAAAATAGTAATATGTCGAAAATGTATAAATCTTTGAAGATTTCTGAAAGACACAGACACAGATACGAATTTAATAATAATTATTTAGAGAAAATTAAAGGAAAAGGGATGAAAATAGTGGGGCGCTCAAAAGATAAAAGTTTAGTAGAGGCAATTGAATTAAAAGGACATAAGTGGTTTGTGGGCTGTCAATTCCACCCAGAATTTACTTCTGATCCAAGATCTGGACATCCTTTATTTAATGGTTTTGTAAGAGCTGCTAAGCTAAAAAAATGA
- a CDS encoding diiron oxygenase, whose amino-acid sequence MKIDYLDETPRKLKEFPVENELDLSEQEVTDVAEIFNTPLTGAYNWDYTVQDNRIKKLYELGKELNWNVEKDIDWDRPLPEREETPPEIFWDAYEPYQKLSNNEKFEFLRHRASWSLSQFLHGEQGALLVASQLVSCAPTFNAKLYAASQTFDEARHVEAFNKYLQTRQKLMYPVGTGLKSLLDKILTDPRWDLKFIGMQIIIEGLALAAFNLAKQTSNDPVFRDMLYLIIRDEARHVTFGVNYLEEYLKNLSKDELEERAMFAYEACVVMRGRLLSAEVYEKFGWNVEESLEFQSKTDVTNNFQHLLFTRVVPNLSRIGLITDKVRPLYDELGVLDYESWPTDGDIDWASLKQPLDLSETA is encoded by the coding sequence ATGAAAATTGATTATTTAGACGAAACACCTAGGAAGCTCAAAGAATTTCCTGTTGAAAATGAATTAGACCTCTCAGAGCAAGAAGTTACTGATGTAGCCGAAATATTCAATACGCCTTTAACTGGAGCTTACAATTGGGATTACACGGTTCAAGACAATAGAATAAAAAAGCTTTACGAATTAGGCAAAGAATTAAATTGGAATGTTGAAAAAGATATAGATTGGGATCGTCCTTTGCCTGAAAGAGAAGAAACCCCACCGGAAATTTTTTGGGATGCATACGAACCCTATCAAAAACTATCAAATAACGAAAAATTTGAATTTTTGAGACACAGAGCCTCATGGTCTTTAAGTCAATTCCTTCATGGTGAGCAAGGTGCGTTATTAGTTGCTTCTCAATTGGTATCTTGTGCACCAACTTTTAATGCGAAACTTTATGCAGCCTCTCAAACTTTTGACGAGGCAAGACACGTTGAGGCTTTTAATAAATATCTTCAAACTCGCCAAAAATTAATGTATCCAGTTGGAACAGGTTTAAAATCCTTGCTTGATAAAATACTTACTGACCCGAGATGGGATTTAAAATTTATCGGAATGCAAATTATTATAGAAGGTCTTGCATTAGCGGCCTTCAATTTGGCTAAGCAAACATCAAATGACCCTGTCTTTAGAGACATGCTTTATTTAATTATTCGTGACGAGGCTCGACATGTTACTTTTGGAGTTAATTACTTGGAAGAGTATCTAAAAAACCTTTCGAAAGATGAACTTGAAGAAAGAGCTATGTTTGCTTACGAAGCTTGTGTAGTTATGAGAGGGAGACTCCTTTCAGCTGAAGTTTATGAAAAATTTGGCTGGAATGTAGAAGAATCTTTAGAATTTCAATCAAAAACCGATGTTACAAATAACTTTCAGCATCTTTTATTCACTAGAGTGGTTCCGAATTTATCTAGAATTGGTTTGATCACTGATAAGGTGAGACCTTTATACGATGAATTAGGAGTTTTAGATTATGAAAGTTGGCCCACTGACGGAGACATAGATTGGGCTTCTTTGAAACAACCCTTAGATTTATCAGAAACAGCCTAA
- the alr gene encoding alanine racemase, whose translation MSRPTVAEINLLALKKNVKKLKKITRSKIYPVVKANAYGHGLKRVIETINAYISGYCVATFEESIELRRLTSKSVVCMEGPYNLEELKNLEKLNIDYVIHSNRQISFLEEIKSSDLSGNNKIWLKIDTGMNRLGFKGNEILKAFTKINSSKKKIVLMSHFSSASANTKAKKQSNDQIKLFKKYESKLRKIKPNLISSLCNSGGLINFKNSHMGISRPGISIFGCQEDSGKSSLDLEQVMTLKSKFISIKKVQKGELVGYEGTWRAKKDTKVGILPIGYADGYPTGMGNSAYVLVDNKKAKVIGRVSMDLTAVDLSRCVQANFNSEVILWGSNLKIDKVAKFSNTISYELMTSVSKRVKRKYIEK comes from the coding sequence TTGAGCAGACCTACCGTAGCTGAGATAAATCTTTTAGCTTTAAAAAAAAATGTAAAAAAACTAAAAAAAATTACTCGATCGAAAATTTATCCTGTTGTTAAAGCAAACGCTTACGGACATGGATTGAAGAGAGTAATTGAAACTATTAATGCTTATATATCAGGTTATTGTGTAGCGACTTTTGAAGAATCAATAGAGCTAAGAAGATTGACCAGCAAAAGTGTCGTCTGCATGGAAGGACCTTATAATTTAGAAGAACTAAAAAATCTTGAAAAATTGAATATCGACTATGTCATTCACTCTAATAGGCAAATTTCTTTTTTAGAGGAAATAAAATCTTCAGACTTGTCAGGAAATAACAAAATCTGGCTAAAAATTGACACCGGTATGAATAGACTGGGCTTTAAGGGAAATGAAATCTTAAAAGCTTTTACAAAAATTAATTCTTCTAAGAAAAAAATTGTTTTGATGAGTCATTTTTCTTCAGCCTCTGCAAATACAAAAGCTAAAAAGCAATCAAATGATCAGATTAAGCTATTTAAAAAATACGAATCTAAGTTAAGAAAAATTAAGCCTAATTTGATATCGAGTCTTTGTAATTCTGGAGGCCTAATAAATTTTAAAAATTCTCATATGGGTATTTCCAGACCGGGAATAAGTATTTTTGGATGTCAAGAAGATTCAGGAAAGTCTAGTTTAGATCTTGAGCAAGTAATGACTTTAAAATCAAAGTTCATATCTATTAAGAAAGTGCAAAAAGGAGAGCTAGTAGGTTATGAAGGCACATGGAGAGCAAAAAAAGATACAAAAGTTGGTATTTTACCTATCGGCTATGCCGACGGGTATCCTACTGGTATGGGAAATTCTGCATATGTTTTAGTTGATAATAAAAAAGCTAAAGTTATCGGTAGAGTATCCATGGATCTCACCGCGGTGGATCTAAGTCGATGTGTTCAAGCAAATTTCAATTCGGAAGTAATTTTATGGGGATCAAACTTGAAAATTGATAAAGTTGCAAAATTTTCTAACACCATTTCTTACGAATTGATGACCTCAGTTTCAAAAAGAGTAAAGCGTAAGTACATAGAAAAATAA
- the dnaB gene encoding replicative DNA helicase — translation MKKEFDQPSSIEAEKAVLGGLLLEPELWDTVSVEVEEDDFMLVEHKLIYRSIRRLRDHGNEVDTVTLIESLTNDPDISSLSNFNQNEYIKKLASDTPGTANFLSYTDIVKQTSSLRKLISTASDISSIAKESDSFEIEGAFSEAENKLINLRDSIERKKGPVLAKDLIKPVYDNIEENLNSTTPLIGHSTGFRDLDKMTLGLQNGDLILVAGRPSMGKTAFGLSIAASFIENNIPSVFYSLEMSSRSVMYRIISILSKVELKRIFQAKELTDSDFEKIGKAVELIEKSNFFIDDTSALSPSEILSRSRKLKREQPELGLIVIDYLQLMKADQSNPSRVNEISEISRATKALAKELDIPVIALSQLNRASETRTNKVPILADMRDSGALEQDADLVIFPFRPEFHEPTPENKGIARIIVAKHRNGETGESLLHWAARYTSFENLAPNDPAYDNPAFSNKN, via the coding sequence ATGAAAAAAGAATTTGATCAACCCTCCTCAATTGAAGCAGAAAAAGCTGTTTTAGGAGGTTTGTTATTAGAGCCTGAATTATGGGATACAGTCTCTGTTGAGGTAGAAGAAGACGATTTTATGCTTGTAGAGCATAAGCTCATCTACAGATCTATAAGACGTTTAAGAGATCATGGCAACGAGGTAGACACTGTAACTCTTATAGAATCTCTCACTAACGATCCAGATATTTCATCTTTATCTAATTTTAACCAAAACGAGTATATTAAAAAGCTTGCATCCGATACTCCCGGAACAGCAAATTTTCTTAGTTACACCGACATTGTTAAACAAACTTCAAGTTTAAGGAAGCTTATTTCCACAGCCTCAGATATTTCTAGTATTGCGAAAGAATCAGATTCTTTTGAAATTGAGGGCGCCTTCAGTGAAGCAGAAAATAAATTAATAAATCTCAGAGATTCAATTGAGAGAAAAAAAGGACCTGTGTTGGCTAAAGATCTAATTAAACCTGTCTATGACAATATAGAGGAAAATCTTAATTCGACTACTCCCTTAATTGGTCATTCAACAGGGTTTAGAGATTTAGATAAAATGACTTTGGGATTACAAAATGGTGACTTAATTTTGGTTGCCGGAAGACCGAGTATGGGGAAAACTGCATTTGGATTAAGTATTGCAGCAAGTTTTATTGAAAATAATATTCCCTCAGTTTTTTACAGCCTAGAAATGTCTTCAAGATCTGTTATGTACCGAATTATTTCAATTTTGTCTAAAGTAGAGCTTAAGAGAATATTTCAAGCAAAAGAGCTAACCGATTCAGATTTTGAGAAAATAGGAAAGGCTGTTGAACTTATAGAAAAAAGTAACTTTTTTATAGATGATACTTCTGCTTTAAGTCCCTCAGAAATTCTTTCTAGATCAAGAAAATTAAAAAGAGAACAACCCGAACTTGGTTTAATCGTAATAGATTATCTTCAATTGATGAAAGCAGATCAAAGCAACCCAAGCAGAGTAAATGAAATCAGCGAAATTTCTAGAGCAACTAAGGCTTTAGCAAAGGAACTGGACATTCCTGTCATAGCTCTTTCTCAATTAAATAGAGCTTCTGAAACAAGAACTAATAAAGTACCAATTTTAGCTGACATGAGAGATTCTGGAGCATTGGAGCAAGATGCTGATCTGGTGATTTTTCCTTTCAGACCAGAATTCCATGAGCCAACTCCAGAAAATAAAGGAATTGCAAGAATTATAGTCGCTAAACACAGAAATGGTGAAACTGGAGAAAGCCTTTTGCATTGGGCTGCAAGATATACTTCATTTGAAAATCTCGCTCCAAATGACCCGGCGTATGACAATCCAGCATTTAGTAACAAAAATTGA
- the rplI gene encoding 50S ribosomal protein L9 produces MKVILKESITGLGSPGDLVNVKSGYGRNFLMPTGKAIPATEENMKVYEADKAELIEAENKKIETAKELNNKLNGLSFEINVAVTEEETMYGSIGTKEISDKLMESGFEIDRQFIRLPEGVLKELGEFDLNVELHPEVISEIKIVLKPE; encoded by the coding sequence ATGAAGGTAATATTAAAAGAATCTATAACTGGCTTGGGGTCTCCTGGCGACCTTGTAAATGTAAAATCAGGATATGGAAGAAACTTTTTGATGCCCACAGGCAAAGCCATTCCAGCAACTGAAGAAAATATGAAGGTTTATGAGGCAGATAAGGCAGAACTAATTGAAGCAGAGAATAAAAAAATTGAAACTGCGAAAGAATTGAATAATAAGTTGAATGGATTGTCTTTTGAGATCAATGTTGCAGTTACTGAAGAAGAAACAATGTACGGATCAATCGGAACAAAAGAAATTTCGGATAAATTAATGGAATCTGGTTTTGAAATAGATAGACAGTTTATAAGATTACCTGAAGGAGTTTTAAAGGAACTTGGCGAATTCGATTTGAATGTGGAATTACACCCTGAAGTTATCTCAGAAATAAAGATAGTCCTAAAACCAGAATAA
- the rpsR gene encoding 30S ribosomal protein S18, translating into MRKKTDKRKNNQNQESLIKTKRTCQFTAANVEEIDYKDIELLSKFINEMGKISPARMTGTSAKYQRQLTKAIKRARQLALLPYTDSHRS; encoded by the coding sequence ATGCGAAAAAAAACTGACAAAAGAAAAAATAATCAAAATCAAGAGTCTTTAATTAAAACTAAAAGAACTTGTCAATTTACTGCTGCTAATGTTGAAGAAATTGATTACAAAGACATAGAGCTTTTATCAAAATTTATTAATGAAATGGGTAAAATTTCACCGGCAAGGATGACTGGAACGAGTGCAAAATATCAAAGGCAACTTACGAAGGCCATTAAAAGAGCCAGGCAACTTGCTTTGTTACCATATACTGATAGTCATAGAAGTTAA
- the rpsF gene encoding 30S ribosomal protein S6 — translation MNHYEIVFVVDPQLDKESKLFEKCLEKIKSINGISHRSEDIGLRTLAYPINDKNTGHYFLLNFECDPKNLKEIESLFKFDESIMRSSLVKKNRAETEPSILLSQTKNQKKYEDASEIDSKIDTDKSAKNKPEIDKSIDTIPENSPKEEEQKSDNE, via the coding sequence ATGAATCATTACGAAATCGTTTTTGTTGTGGATCCACAATTAGATAAAGAGTCTAAGCTTTTTGAAAAATGTCTAGAAAAAATAAAGTCTATTAACGGTATTTCTCATAGATCAGAAGATATTGGCTTGAGAACTCTCGCTTATCCAATTAATGATAAAAATACTGGTCATTATTTTTTATTGAATTTCGAGTGCGATCCTAAAAATCTAAAAGAAATAGAGTCATTATTTAAATTTGATGAATCCATTATGAGATCTTCTTTAGTTAAGAAAAACAGGGCTGAAACAGAGCCTTCAATTCTTCTGTCTCAGACAAAAAATCAAAAAAAATATGAGGATGCTTCAGAAATAGACTCTAAAATAGACACTGATAAATCTGCAAAAAACAAGCCTGAGATTGATAAGTCAATTGATACTATTCCTGAAAACTCTCCAAAAGAAGAAGAACAAAAATCAGATAACGAGTAA
- a CDS encoding D-alanine--D-alanine ligase, with amino-acid sequence MEKIEKIKFGVLGGGYSNEKNISLKSAKAVNEAFFNEGLKSKLIEIHDKTQLFSKSTYKGLDFVFILIHGAGGEDGELQNFFEEICLNYSGSNSSACEKTFDKNSSKKYLSKEILTPKQYDWDDSKKILIGQDKKTKKIVIKPTKEGSSIGVSIVENDTQQIEEGIREAKKYGQFMIEEFIEGKEITVAMVGEDIFPAVEIIPDDGFYDFNSKYNSKNTSYEKAIFEPSREKELIEYSKTINKDFGCTGWSRIDLIDDGKGFYFLELNTVPGMTDSSLVPKAASFAGVEFNQLVMKIVQSSLDKKDIKM; translated from the coding sequence ATGGAGAAAATTGAAAAAATAAAATTCGGAGTATTAGGAGGAGGATATTCTAACGAAAAAAATATTTCTTTAAAAAGTGCAAAAGCTGTCAACGAAGCTTTTTTTAACGAAGGACTTAAGTCTAAATTAATTGAAATACATGATAAAACTCAACTATTTTCTAAATCAACTTATAAAGGTTTAGATTTTGTTTTTATTCTCATTCATGGAGCCGGGGGAGAAGACGGGGAGCTTCAAAATTTTTTTGAAGAAATATGCCTAAATTATTCTGGAAGTAATTCCTCCGCATGTGAAAAAACATTCGACAAAAATAGTTCAAAAAAATATCTTTCAAAAGAAATCTTAACCCCTAAGCAATATGATTGGGACGATTCAAAAAAAATTTTAATCGGTCAAGATAAAAAAACTAAGAAAATCGTTATCAAACCAACTAAAGAAGGCTCTAGTATTGGTGTTTCAATTGTAGAAAATGATACTCAGCAGATTGAAGAGGGCATTAGAGAAGCAAAAAAATATGGCCAGTTCATGATAGAAGAATTTATTGAGGGAAAGGAAATCACTGTAGCTATGGTTGGAGAAGATATTTTCCCTGCAGTGGAAATAATTCCTGATGATGGATTTTATGATTTTAATTCAAAATATAATTCTAAAAATACTTCCTATGAAAAAGCTATTTTTGAACCATCAAGGGAAAAAGAACTTATTGAATATTCGAAGACAATAAACAAAGATTTTGGATGCACAGGTTGGTCAAGAATAGATTTAATTGATGATGGAAAAGGATTTTACTTTCTCGAATTGAATACCGTGCCTGGTATGACCGACTCAAGTTTAGTCCCTAAAGCTGCTTCATTTGCAGGAGTTGAATTTAATCAATTGGTAATGAAAATTGTTCAATCCTCTCTTGATAAGAAAGATATCAAAATGTAG